In one window of Pseudoalteromonas espejiana DSM 9414 DNA:
- the ycaO gene encoding 30S ribosomal protein S12 methylthiotransferase accessory factor YcaO, with amino-acid sequence MTEKTFIKGKDRDLESSISTMQNKLKALNINVEEALWLNPVANCYSVHIKDSDCGVMFTNGKGATDKASIASALGEYFERLSCNYFFADFYLGEEFANGEFTHYPSEKWFKVEGEEVPEGIMDESLWDYFDPERELNASHLFDFNSGNNERGICTLPYTRQRDNQDVYIPVNVIGNIFVSNGMSAGNTKFEARVQGLSEVFERAIKNRIIAEGICLPIVPEDVVKQYPQIHEACEELRSHGFHLRIADASLGGKYPVMSVTLINPTDGSVFASFGAHPSFEVALERTVTELLQGRRLDQLDVFQPATFDNDEVATPENIELHFIDSSGLISHDFFRAEADFDFVHWDFSGTTEQEYNFCTDLIHSMNHDIYIMDYTHLNVYACRILVPGMSDIYPVDELIWRNNNEGAKFREAFLSLDQYDAEQWMDIYDSLEEAGHSDIIRAAEFIGLATDADTPWHTLRIGELKAHLCLAAGSEEAIDWVDWILHTGQVNEEAMRHFRCLKAILEIKYDDEREYADYQDALGLMFGSDNVTLAIEIAEGRKLFNGLTFPGLSLEGFKKHAALLDGYRKLHVAKQNHWAREVADS; translated from the coding sequence ATGACTGAAAAAACATTTATCAAAGGTAAAGACCGCGACCTAGAATCGTCAATCTCTACCATGCAAAACAAGCTTAAAGCCCTTAACATTAACGTTGAGGAAGCGCTTTGGCTTAATCCTGTAGCTAACTGTTATTCGGTTCATATTAAAGACAGCGACTGCGGTGTTATGTTTACCAATGGTAAAGGCGCAACCGATAAAGCATCTATTGCCTCTGCGCTAGGTGAATACTTTGAGCGTTTAAGCTGTAACTACTTTTTTGCTGACTTTTACTTAGGTGAAGAATTTGCCAACGGCGAGTTTACTCATTACCCAAGCGAAAAATGGTTTAAAGTTGAAGGTGAAGAAGTGCCTGAAGGCATAATGGACGAAAGCCTGTGGGATTATTTTGACCCAGAGCGCGAACTTAACGCATCACACCTTTTTGATTTTAACTCAGGTAATAACGAGCGCGGCATTTGTACATTGCCATACACGCGCCAACGCGATAATCAAGACGTGTACATTCCGGTAAACGTGATTGGTAATATTTTTGTATCTAACGGTATGAGCGCAGGTAACACCAAGTTTGAAGCGCGTGTACAAGGTTTATCAGAAGTATTTGAACGCGCTATAAAAAACCGCATCATCGCAGAAGGTATTTGTTTACCAATCGTGCCTGAAGACGTTGTTAAACAGTACCCACAAATTCACGAAGCATGTGAAGAACTACGCAGCCATGGTTTTCATTTACGTATTGCCGATGCATCACTAGGCGGTAAATACCCAGTAATGAGCGTAACGCTGATTAACCCAACAGATGGCTCTGTATTTGCCTCGTTTGGTGCTCACCCTTCATTTGAAGTAGCCCTTGAGCGTACTGTTACTGAGTTACTACAAGGTCGTCGCCTTGATCAGCTTGATGTGTTCCAACCAGCCACGTTCGATAACGACGAAGTAGCAACGCCTGAAAACATTGAACTGCACTTCATTGATTCTAGCGGTTTGATTTCGCATGATTTCTTCCGTGCCGAAGCAGATTTTGACTTTGTACACTGGGACTTTAGCGGTACAACAGAGCAAGAATACAACTTCTGTACAGATTTAATTCATAGCATGAACCACGACATTTATATTATGGATTACACGCACCTAAACGTGTATGCATGTCGAATTTTAGTACCGGGCATGTCAGACATTTACCCAGTAGATGAGCTTATTTGGCGTAACAACAACGAAGGCGCTAAATTCCGTGAAGCATTCCTATCGCTTGATCAGTACGATGCTGAGCAATGGATGGATATTTACGACAGCCTAGAAGAAGCCGGCCACAGTGATATTATTCGCGCAGCAGAGTTTATTGGCCTTGCAACTGATGCCGATACACCTTGGCACACACTGCGTATTGGTGAGCTTAAAGCGCACCTATGTTTAGCCGCAGGCAGCGAAGAAGCAATCGATTGGGTTGATTGGATACTACATACAGGCCAAGTAAACGAAGAGGCAATGCGCCATTTCCGCTGCTTAAAAGCCATTCTTGAAATTAAATACGATGACGAGCGTGAATACGCCGACTACCAAGATGCACTTGGTTTAATGTTTGGTAGCGACAACGTAACGCTTGCAATTGAAATTGCCGAAGGCCGTAAATTATTTAATGGTTTAACCTTCCCTGGTTTATCGCTTGAAGGCTTTAAAAAGCACGCAGCTTTACTTGATGGCTACCGTAAGTTACATGTAGCTAAGCAAAACCACTGGGCACGTGAAGTTGCCGATAGTTAA
- a CDS encoding penicillin acylase family protein produces MFRVIKRLLLLIVILALAGTAVVYGVLTLSLPALDGKGQSSHVSNNVKISRDLLGQAVINANNRNDAAYGLGYAHGQDRFFQMDLLRRNAAGELSELFGKVALGLDKKMRFHQLRKRSRAILQTLTKADKQLLTSYAQGVNEGLAQVGYASFEYLLTGGVQKPWQSEDSLLVIFSMYLDLQSATFERDQALIQIEQAYGQKMVEFLTQPSQYQAALDGSKLTPFTDDIPTLPAQAQHPVKNIQANEERGSNNWAVTGAHTQTGAAMLSDDMHLSMAVPVIWYRAQLNYTQNTKEFQITGVSLPGAPAIVVGSNNKIAWGFTNGYIDTADWIALNDESKTWQVNEPIALPNDEVENYPLTLSEYGPVKYINKKPYALSWAAHQPYAVNMELVKLEQSNTVDDALAIASSVGIPVQNLMVVDNKGSAAWKHMGGIPARKTPSELSVNTKQYSTLFEQNENERPFVKNPQNGRLWTGNSRVVSAIDNSRFGNGGYALGARSSQIRDRLFEKQTFAESDFYALQLDNQARFLMPWHTLVLNQLKKDKSKNKQYISELENWQQCACASSVGYTLVKRYRSALINTVFASMENKLNEQSGTLKYVKRDLEPAIWQLINTRPDSWVNPEYKSWDEQLSGAFNQTVTALRAEYGDNLQNWQWGKVNALNIEHPFAKQIPILAKFLNMPIAPGFGDSYMPAVQGKSFGASQRFIAQPGHLENAIMTVPGGQSGHPLSEFYRAGFSDYVEGKHTPLLPQTLIHQIIIESAQ; encoded by the coding sequence ATGTTTAGAGTAATCAAACGGTTATTGTTATTAATTGTGATTTTAGCGCTTGCAGGCACAGCGGTAGTATATGGTGTGCTGACTTTGAGCCTGCCTGCACTTGATGGCAAAGGTCAAAGTAGTCACGTAAGTAATAACGTTAAAATATCGCGCGACTTACTAGGCCAGGCTGTTATTAATGCCAATAATAGAAACGATGCCGCTTATGGATTAGGTTATGCGCACGGACAAGATCGATTTTTTCAAATGGATTTATTAAGGCGCAACGCCGCAGGTGAGCTAAGTGAGTTATTTGGCAAAGTGGCCCTTGGGCTTGATAAAAAAATGCGCTTTCATCAATTACGCAAACGCAGCCGCGCTATTTTACAAACCCTCACAAAAGCCGATAAGCAATTATTAACAAGCTACGCACAAGGCGTGAATGAAGGGTTGGCACAAGTAGGGTATGCAAGCTTTGAATACCTACTAACAGGCGGTGTGCAAAAACCTTGGCAAAGTGAAGACAGCTTATTGGTTATATTTAGCATGTATCTTGATTTACAAAGTGCAACGTTTGAGCGTGACCAAGCGCTAATACAGATTGAGCAAGCTTACGGGCAAAAAATGGTTGAGTTTTTAACGCAACCAAGCCAATACCAAGCGGCGCTTGATGGCAGTAAACTTACGCCTTTTACAGATGATATACCTACACTTCCAGCGCAAGCACAACACCCGGTTAAAAATATTCAAGCAAACGAAGAGCGCGGCAGTAATAACTGGGCCGTAACCGGTGCGCATACGCAAACGGGTGCAGCAATGCTCTCTGACGATATGCATTTATCGATGGCGGTGCCGGTTATTTGGTACAGAGCACAGCTTAATTACACGCAAAATACTAAGGAATTTCAAATAACAGGCGTATCGCTGCCTGGTGCACCCGCTATTGTGGTGGGTAGTAATAATAAAATTGCTTGGGGCTTTACTAATGGCTACATAGATACCGCTGATTGGATAGCGCTAAATGATGAGAGTAAAACATGGCAGGTAAATGAGCCAATAGCGTTGCCAAATGATGAAGTTGAAAACTACCCATTAACGTTAAGCGAATACGGCCCAGTAAAATACATTAATAAAAAACCCTACGCACTTAGTTGGGCGGCGCATCAGCCTTACGCCGTTAATATGGAATTAGTAAAACTTGAACAATCAAATACGGTTGATGATGCATTAGCAATAGCGAGCAGTGTGGGTATTCCGGTGCAAAACTTAATGGTGGTTGATAATAAAGGCAGTGCAGCGTGGAAGCATATGGGCGGCATACCTGCACGTAAAACCCCAAGCGAATTAAGTGTAAACACAAAACAATATTCTACGCTTTTTGAGCAAAATGAAAATGAACGCCCGTTTGTTAAAAACCCGCAAAATGGGCGATTATGGACAGGTAACTCACGTGTTGTATCGGCCATAGATAACAGCCGGTTTGGTAACGGTGGTTATGCACTAGGGGCACGTTCAAGCCAAATACGCGATAGATTATTTGAAAAACAAACCTTTGCTGAAAGCGACTTTTACGCGCTACAGCTTGATAACCAAGCCCGCTTTTTAATGCCTTGGCATACATTAGTACTTAATCAGCTTAAAAAAGATAAAAGCAAAAATAAGCAATACATTAGCGAGCTTGAAAACTGGCAGCAGTGCGCATGTGCAAGCTCTGTAGGTTATACCTTAGTTAAGCGCTATAGAAGTGCATTAATAAATACTGTTTTTGCAAGCATGGAGAATAAGCTCAATGAGCAAAGCGGTACACTTAAATACGTAAAACGCGATCTTGAGCCGGCAATATGGCAGCTTATTAATACACGGCCCGATTCGTGGGTAAACCCTGAGTATAAAAGTTGGGATGAGCAGTTATCAGGTGCATTTAACCAAACAGTGACAGCGCTTAGGGCAGAGTATGGAGATAACTTACAAAATTGGCAGTGGGGCAAAGTAAATGCGCTTAACATTGAGCACCCGTTTGCTAAACAAATACCAATACTGGCTAAGTTTTTAAATATGCCAATAGCGCCTGGGTTCGGCGATAGCTACATGCCCGCAGTGCAAGGTAAAAGCTTTGGTGCATCGCAGCGCTTTATTGCCCAGCCTGGGCATTTAGAAAATGCCATTATGACAGTACCGGGTGGGCAATCGGGGCATCCTCTATCTGAGTTTTACCGTGCAGGCTTTAGTGATTATGTAGAGGGTAAACACACGCCTTTATTGCCACAAACGCTTATACATCAAATAATAATAGAGTCCGCTCAATGA
- a CDS encoding MBL fold metallo-hydrolase, producing the protein MKKILPALITGLLLSSTAHADESPVTAEKLSDHVYVLFGQGGNIAASVGDDGIYIIDDQFAKLSDEIKKTISDLKPGSAEFVINTHHHGDHTGGNENFAKAGAHVIAHDNVHKRLEEKHGANSDYLPRISFGHDLKLHFNNEHAHVVHYAHAHTDGDSVIFFNNDNIVHMGDIYFNFGSLPFVDVDSGGSVDGILAAVNDVIKQIDERTIVIPGHGPVSDRSGLVTYAKLVQKAKGLMLNAMQNNASLEQVIKADPLAELGLEYAGWLPKEKVTTLFYRSLK; encoded by the coding sequence ATGAAAAAAATACTACCCGCATTAATCACAGGCTTATTACTAAGTAGTACAGCGCATGCAGATGAAAGCCCAGTAACCGCTGAAAAGTTAAGTGACCACGTATACGTATTATTTGGGCAAGGCGGCAACATTGCAGCAAGTGTTGGGGACGATGGTATTTATATTATTGACGACCAATTTGCCAAGTTATCAGACGAAATTAAAAAAACCATTAGCGATTTAAAACCCGGTAGCGCAGAGTTTGTAATTAATACGCATCATCATGGCGATCATACTGGTGGTAACGAAAACTTTGCCAAAGCCGGTGCGCATGTTATTGCGCACGACAACGTGCATAAGCGATTAGAAGAAAAACACGGTGCAAACTCAGATTACCTGCCACGTATTAGTTTTGGCCACGATTTAAAGCTGCATTTTAATAACGAACATGCGCATGTAGTGCATTATGCGCATGCACATACCGATGGTGACTCGGTTATATTTTTTAATAACGATAACATAGTACACATGGGCGATATTTACTTTAACTTTGGCAGCTTGCCGTTTGTTGATGTAGATAGCGGTGGCAGTGTTGACGGAATACTAGCAGCCGTAAATGACGTTATTAAGCAAATAGACGAGCGCACCATAGTGATACCCGGGCATGGTCCGGTAAGTGACCGTTCAGGGCTAGTAACGTATGCTAAACTTGTTCAAAAAGCTAAAGGTTTAATGTTAAATGCAATGCAAAATAACGCAAGCCTAGAGCAAGTAATTAAAGCCGATCCATTGGCAGAACTTGGCCTTGAATACGCAGGCTGGTTGCCAAAAGAGAAAGTGACTACACTTTTTTATCGCAGCTTAAAGTAG
- a CDS encoding bifunctional GNAT family N-acetyltransferase/carbon-nitrogen hydrolase family protein has translation MSAEKTHLEICNLTKEQYPQIKTLMDQAYPDLGGAWPSHTIFRLIDQFPEGQIGIVDDGVLVGLALSVQVDYTRFSNPHTYEDIADGHDRVFSDTDGDALYGLDVAISETHRGMRLGRRLYDARKELCRQYNLRAILAGGRIPRYYNHSSEMTPMEYIEKVDQKELYDPILSFQLSNDFQVKRLLKKYLPEDQESVGYATLLEWNNIMYEPTDTVLESTKSIVRIGAVQWQMRCVESVEEMLKQVEYFVDTVSDYKSDFILFPEFFNAPLMGLGDQNNQTEAIRYLAEYTETFKNAMSRMAIEYNANIITGSMPLAEDDKIYNVSYLCHRSGKIDEQRKIHITPHEQNDWVIQGGDKIAVFDTDAGRVGIQICYDVEFPELSRILAKQGLDILFVPFWTDTKNSYLRVRHCAQARAIENECYVVIAGSVGNLPEVESLDVQYSQSAVLTPSDFSFPHDATLNEATPNTEMLLFSDLDMDKLKILHSEGTVRNLKDRREDLYDVILKKRDV, from the coding sequence ATGTCGGCAGAAAAAACCCACCTAGAAATTTGTAACTTAACAAAAGAGCAGTATCCGCAAATTAAAACCTTGATGGATCAGGCTTATCCCGATTTAGGTGGCGCATGGCCAAGCCATACTATTTTTAGATTGATAGATCAGTTCCCTGAAGGGCAAATAGGCATAGTGGATGATGGTGTGCTTGTGGGCTTAGCGCTGAGCGTACAAGTAGACTACACGCGTTTTTCAAACCCACATACCTACGAAGACATAGCCGATGGCCATGATCGCGTATTTAGCGATACCGATGGCGATGCTTTATATGGCTTAGATGTTGCTATTAGCGAAACTCACCGAGGCATGCGTTTAGGGCGTCGCCTTTATGATGCCCGTAAAGAATTGTGCCGCCAATATAACTTACGCGCTATTTTAGCCGGTGGCCGTATTCCACGTTATTACAATCACAGCAGTGAAATGACGCCAATGGAATACATTGAAAAGGTTGACCAAAAAGAGCTTTACGACCCAATTTTAAGCTTTCAGCTTTCTAACGACTTTCAGGTAAAGCGGTTACTTAAAAAGTATCTGCCGGAGGATCAAGAGTCTGTAGGTTACGCCACGTTACTTGAGTGGAATAACATAATGTATGAGCCAACCGATACGGTGCTCGAATCTACTAAATCAATCGTGCGTATAGGCGCGGTGCAATGGCAAATGCGCTGCGTTGAGTCGGTTGAAGAAATGCTAAAGCAGGTTGAATACTTTGTAGATACGGTATCTGACTACAAAAGCGATTTTATATTATTTCCTGAGTTTTTTAACGCGCCACTTATGGGCTTAGGCGATCAAAATAATCAAACCGAAGCAATCCGCTATTTAGCGGAATATACCGAAACGTTTAAAAACGCGATGTCGCGTATGGCAATAGAATACAACGCCAATATTATTACCGGTTCTATGCCGCTTGCCGAAGACGATAAAATTTATAACGTAAGTTACTTATGCCACCGTAGCGGTAAAATAGACGAGCAGCGCAAAATACACATAACCCCGCATGAGCAAAATGATTGGGTTATTCAAGGCGGCGACAAAATTGCCGTGTTTGATACCGATGCTGGGCGTGTAGGTATTCAAATTTGTTACGATGTAGAGTTTCCAGAGCTTTCGCGCATACTAGCTAAGCAAGGGCTTGATATACTCTTTGTACCGTTTTGGACCGACACTAAAAATAGTTATTTACGGGTTCGCCATTGTGCGCAAGCGCGCGCAATCGAAAACGAATGTTATGTGGTTATTGCAGGCTCAGTGGGTAACTTACCTGAGGTAGAAAGCTTAGACGTACAGTACTCGCAATCGGCAGTATTGACCCCGTCTGACTTTTCTTTTCCGCACGATGCAACATTAAATGAAGCCACACCTAATACCGAAATGTTATTATTTAGCGACCTTGATATGGATAAACTAAAAATTCTTCATAGCGAAGGTACGGTGCGCAATTTAAAAGATCGCCGCGAAGATTTATACGACGTAATTTTGAAAAAGAGAGATGTTTAA
- a CDS encoding DMT family transporter yields MAWVYLVIAGLLEIGWPIGLKISQQPDTRWQGIAMAVAFLTASGFMLWLAQKQISMGTSYAVWTGIGAAGTFLVGILFYGDAATFGRIAGVLMIICGVITLKISS; encoded by the coding sequence ATGGCATGGGTTTATTTAGTCATTGCAGGCCTGCTTGAAATAGGCTGGCCAATTGGTTTAAAAATTTCACAACAACCCGATACTCGCTGGCAGGGTATTGCAATGGCTGTGGCGTTTTTAACAGCCAGTGGCTTTATGTTGTGGCTTGCACAAAAGCAAATATCAATGGGTACTTCCTACGCAGTATGGACCGGCATTGGCGCTGCAGGAACGTTTTTAGTGGGTATATTATTTTACGGTGATGCAGCCACGTTTGGCCGTATTGCAGGTGTACTCATGATTATTTGCGGTGTGATAACGCTAAAAATTAGCTCTTAA
- a CDS encoding DMT family transporter, with protein sequence MTWIFFTFLAAFMQAWRNALQSKLSNNVSVAGVTLSRFILAGPIAAVYLYGLYQYQDTAMPTFNNAFWGFIFGASVMQILATSLMVKLFKMNNYAVGAGLAKSEALVAAILGVLFFGSALSVFGWLGVFLGAIAVLLLSGITSVKHFDAKTALLGLACGTSFALTSLWVREASLNSGLLFPHSAAWVLLFVISLQTLILLGYLLLKEPHTLSKLWQYKGITTAISIFSCVGSIGWFSAMSLQHVAYVKTLGQVEVFFTMLIAVLWLKQPLKKPDTAGLILIAIAAILVMLPN encoded by the coding sequence ATGACTTGGATCTTTTTCACTTTTTTAGCCGCCTTTATGCAAGCCTGGCGTAATGCTCTGCAAAGTAAATTAAGTAACAATGTAAGTGTTGCTGGCGTAACCCTTTCACGTTTTATTTTAGCAGGCCCCATTGCTGCAGTTTATTTATATGGCCTTTATCAATATCAAGATACAGCCATGCCTACATTTAATAATGCCTTTTGGGGATTTATTTTTGGCGCAAGCGTTATGCAAATACTTGCCACGAGTTTAATGGTAAAGCTATTTAAAATGAATAATTACGCCGTAGGTGCAGGACTTGCTAAAAGTGAGGCGTTAGTCGCGGCTATTTTAGGGGTATTATTTTTTGGCTCTGCGCTTAGTGTATTTGGTTGGTTAGGGGTATTTTTAGGGGCCATAGCAGTGCTTTTACTTAGCGGTATAACCAGCGTAAAACACTTTGATGCTAAAACAGCGTTACTTGGCCTTGCCTGCGGCACAAGCTTTGCTCTTACATCCCTTTGGGTACGTGAAGCGAGTTTAAATTCAGGGTTATTATTTCCGCACTCGGCTGCATGGGTTTTACTGTTTGTAATAAGCCTACAAACACTTATATTACTTGGCTATTTATTACTAAAAGAGCCGCATACTCTTAGTAAACTTTGGCAATATAAAGGCATTACAACAGCGATTAGTATTTTTAGTTGTGTGGGCTCTATTGGCTGGTTTAGTGCAATGAGTTTACAGCACGTGGCGTATGTTAAAACGCTTGGGCAGGTTGAAGTATTTTTTACTATGCTAATTGCTGTACTTTGGCTAAAGCAACCACTCAAAAAGCCAGACACCGCAGGCTTAATCCTAATAGCCATTGCCGCTATTTTAGTGATGCTGCCAAATTGA
- a CDS encoding MAPEG family protein, with protein sequence MTTLVVCALLAVLMPYFAKVPVAVAMAKLGRYDNKHPRSQQAKLTGFGARALAAHQNCFESLAVFAIAIAAVLGTNSVNAVTETLAVTHIVSRTLYCIFYWLNLDIIRSLVWFIGLGTAIAIIIVSI encoded by the coding sequence ATGACAACATTAGTGGTGTGTGCATTATTAGCTGTATTAATGCCTTATTTTGCAAAAGTACCCGTGGCCGTTGCGATGGCAAAGCTTGGACGGTACGACAATAAACACCCACGTTCACAACAAGCAAAACTAACGGGTTTTGGTGCTCGGGCGCTCGCTGCTCATCAAAATTGTTTTGAATCACTTGCAGTGTTTGCCATTGCTATTGCTGCTGTACTTGGTACTAACTCAGTAAATGCAGTAACCGAAACCTTGGCGGTTACTCATATAGTTTCGCGAACTTTGTATTGTATTTTTTATTGGTTGAACCTAGATATTATACGTTCGCTTGTATGGTTTATTGGCTTAGGTACTGCCATTGCCATTATTATAGTGAGTATCTAA
- a CDS encoding M56 family metallopeptidase, with protein sequence MVIQTGFNWLIEQQLLLSILFCGFILLERFGLKILGARFVYKLAWLLPAALVIANLPNAIKPLQNSNISHYLITPNQPFTHEMGISWALMYVLITAGLLIASFITHTRFVKSLQLTELTHFNHTLTTSAKTYISQHVATPMVVGILNSKLVLPSNYNTQFDRATLALILEHENVHIKRKDNLTNAFMLLPTILLWFNPLAWFCYASMRRLQELTCDERVLANKTTHQHILYSKALVNCAAATPAGLMAYSHYGDKKTMLQRLTNIKHSGNHSRFAKGGLLLIAASMLSGLAIAKQPQAEITKEDHISPTIRIEPVYPAQAAKQGISGSVVLKYDIAANGRTKNISVIQSKPSDVFDKSAKEALAKWEYKMSEAGFNDVLVQLDFAINSEVANTDLIERIKVSH encoded by the coding sequence ATGGTTATTCAAACTGGGTTTAATTGGTTAATTGAGCAACAACTACTATTAAGTATTTTGTTTTGTGGATTTATTTTACTCGAGCGATTTGGTTTAAAAATCCTTGGCGCGCGGTTTGTATACAAGTTAGCGTGGTTATTGCCTGCGGCATTAGTTATCGCTAATTTACCCAATGCGATTAAACCACTGCAAAATAGCAACATTAGCCATTACTTAATTACCCCTAACCAGCCTTTTACACATGAAATGGGTATTAGCTGGGCACTTATGTATGTACTTATTACCGCGGGGTTATTAATAGCCAGCTTTATTACACATACTCGCTTTGTTAAAAGCCTGCAGCTAACAGAGCTAACACACTTTAACCATACACTTACTACAAGTGCTAAAACTTATATCAGCCAACATGTAGCCACGCCAATGGTGGTGGGTATTTTAAACAGTAAACTAGTGCTGCCGAGCAACTATAATACCCAGTTTGATAGAGCCACATTGGCGCTTATTTTAGAGCACGAAAACGTACACATTAAACGCAAAGACAACTTAACAAACGCATTCATGCTACTACCCACTATTTTACTTTGGTTTAACCCACTTGCTTGGTTTTGTTACGCAAGCATGCGCCGATTACAAGAGCTGACTTGTGATGAACGGGTACTTGCCAATAAAACCACACACCAACACATTTTATACAGCAAAGCCTTAGTTAACTGCGCGGCAGCAACTCCCGCAGGCCTAATGGCTTATTCACACTACGGAGATAAAAAAACCATGTTACAACGACTTACCAATATAAAGCACAGTGGTAATCACTCTCGCTTTGCCAAAGGTGGCTTACTGCTAATAGCGGCAAGCATGCTTAGCGGTTTAGCCATTGCAAAACAGCCCCAAGCTGAAATAACGAAAGAGGATCATATTTCACCAACAATACGCATTGAACCTGTCTACCCTGCCCAAGCAGCTAAGCAAGGCATTAGCGGCTCGGTAGTATTAAAATACGATATTGCCGCCAATGGCAGAACAAAAAACATTAGCGTAATTCAATCTAAGCCATCAGACGTTTTTGATAAATCAGCGAAGGAAGCCTTGGCAAAGTGGGAATATAAAATGTCTGAGGCAGGCTTTAATGATGTACTCGTACAGTTAGACTTTGCTATAAACAGCGAGGTTGCTAATACCGATTTAATCGAGCGAATTAAAGTATCGCATTAA
- a CDS encoding BlaI/MecI/CopY family transcriptional regulator — MIELSKAEFEVLDALWVNYPATANQIIERLSDDKQWHEKTIKTLLGRLVKKGALSFEKDGRQYIYTPCMERADYTLKESQNFIERFFSGRIAPLVSGFAKSEQLSQQDINELKKVIDDWEKNQK; from the coding sequence ATGATTGAGTTATCAAAAGCAGAATTTGAAGTACTTGATGCACTTTGGGTTAATTACCCAGCAACCGCCAACCAAATTATTGAGCGCTTAAGCGATGATAAGCAATGGCACGAAAAAACCATTAAAACCTTACTGGGTCGATTAGTTAAAAAAGGCGCACTGTCGTTTGAAAAAGACGGTCGCCAATATATTTATACCCCCTGCATGGAGCGCGCCGACTACACCCTAAAAGAGAGCCAAAACTTTATTGAGCGCTTTTTTAGTGGTCGCATAGCCCCGCTGGTAAGCGGTTTTGCTAAATCGGAGCAGCTTTCTCAGCAAGATATAAACGAGCTTAAAAAAGTCATTGATGACTGGGAAAAAAACCAAAAGTAA
- a CDS encoding pseudouridine synthase: MSNKIRLAKYIAHAGVCSRKQASRLIDEGVVTVNDRPANHIDHVDEQDLVIVNGQAVKGAAELVYFAYHKPVGIDCKLNKDDPASLIHHLPTLTRVYPIGRLDKDSRGLLILTNDGDFCNQLIHPDFHQPKRYLVTVNKPINNEFCEIMAAGVPVDKQVTLPCEVTKIADNQFSIILKQGLNRQIRKMAHYCGFKVTDLFRVQFSELALSKLNLPENHYIQINKTDISKI, from the coding sequence ATGAGCAATAAAATTCGACTCGCTAAATACATTGCTCACGCCGGTGTTTGCTCACGCAAACAGGCATCGCGCTTAATAGATGAAGGGGTAGTAACGGTAAATGATCGCCCTGCTAATCATATTGATCACGTTGATGAGCAAGACTTAGTAATAGTTAATGGCCAAGCAGTTAAAGGCGCAGCCGAGCTAGTTTATTTTGCGTACCACAAACCTGTAGGTATTGACTGCAAATTAAATAAAGATGACCCTGCCAGCCTTATTCACCATTTGCCTACACTTACCCGTGTTTATCCTATTGGCCGATTAGATAAAGACTCTCGGGGCTTACTTATTTTGACCAACGACGGTGATTTTTGTAATCAACTTATTCACCCTGACTTCCACCAGCCCAAACGTTATTTAGTGACGGTAAATAAACCTATTAATAATGAGTTTTGTGAAATAATGGCCGCTGGGGTGCCTGTAGATAAGCAAGTAACCTTGCCGTGTGAAGTAACTAAAATAGCTGACAACCAGTTTAGTATTATTTTAAAGCAAGGGCTTAACAGGCAAATACGTAAAATGGCGCATTACTGCGGCTTTAAAGTAACTGATTTATTTAGAGTGCAATTTAGCGAACTCGCTCTTTCAAAACTAAACCTCCCTGAAAACCACTACATACAAATTAATAAAACTGATATTTCAAAAATCTAA
- a CDS encoding DUF6482 family protein has translation MGMKFSELKKHEPLQKVVAHSLEMALYQVSVIINNVEYYITEENGEFVKALSPLHIQKRFEKIAYAEMVLRHTSAYDEMCGQPEKTSSNLLEVPYGKNNLF, from the coding sequence ATGGGTATGAAATTTTCTGAACTAAAAAAACACGAACCATTACAAAAAGTGGTGGCGCACTCCCTAGAAATGGCGCTCTATCAGGTGTCTGTCATTATAAATAACGTAGAGTATTATATTACTGAAGAAAATGGCGAATTTGTAAAAGCGCTCAGCCCGCTGCATATTCAAAAACGTTTTGAAAAAATAGCCTACGCCGAAATGGTGCTACGACACACGAGTGCCTACGACGAAATGTGCGGCCAACCCGAAAAAACAAGCAGCAATTTACTAGAAGTACCTTATGGTAAAAATAACCTTTTTTAA